In [Leptolyngbya] sp. PCC 7376, a genomic segment contains:
- a CDS encoding ATP-binding protein: protein MTTFPQLLPVGAEFTALCQQQLRLLALSLGADWSVLYLAQPNHSDQEIELQVVSSYPERLLTADRETVVVETAEIETLIDQTLMVGELEPDGEEFAQETAGDIAESSTAFPLFHEDLILGILATGRTDRGWRSPEISQIELVTQSLSWACVLDQQKSWATQQLAQQRQLQEVEQEHFHDLLHQLRNPTMAIGTFGKLLLKRLEMEDRNYPAAVGVVRESDRLKEMLHQFGQEVNLLDAQIQMLPPASTLALPPDALTGSNRDDTLNLSQSIALTAVNLIALIEPIVESMAAIATEKEITLRTKINSDLPEVWGNAQALTEIICNLLENAIKYTPEQGHILLHLAKMGEAVQLAVHDTGYGMPAADLDHVFERHYRGAQAEGEIPGTGLGLAIAHELVEKMDGDLEVDSPCVGLPTTKKCPGSTFTLWLRIAH from the coding sequence ATGACAACATTTCCCCAATTACTTCCAGTCGGTGCCGAATTTACGGCGCTATGTCAACAACAACTCCGACTTCTCGCGTTAAGTTTGGGGGCGGATTGGAGTGTGTTGTATTTGGCGCAGCCCAACCATAGTGATCAAGAGATTGAGTTACAGGTAGTGAGTTCTTATCCTGAGCGGCTATTGACAGCGGATCGGGAAACAGTGGTGGTAGAAACAGCCGAGATAGAAACGCTCATTGACCAAACCTTAATGGTCGGTGAACTAGAGCCAGACGGCGAAGAGTTTGCGCAAGAGACTGCCGGAGATATTGCAGAGTCGTCAACGGCTTTCCCACTGTTTCATGAGGATCTGATTTTAGGGATTTTGGCAACGGGGCGCACAGATCGCGGGTGGCGATCACCGGAAATTTCACAAATTGAATTAGTAACGCAGAGTTTGAGTTGGGCCTGTGTACTGGATCAGCAAAAAAGCTGGGCGACGCAACAGTTAGCACAACAGCGACAGTTACAGGAAGTGGAGCAAGAGCACTTTCATGATCTATTGCATCAGCTCCGCAATCCGACAATGGCGATTGGGACGTTTGGGAAATTATTACTGAAACGACTTGAGATGGAAGATCGTAATTATCCAGCGGCGGTGGGAGTCGTGCGAGAGAGTGATCGCCTCAAAGAAATGTTGCATCAGTTTGGGCAAGAGGTGAATTTACTGGATGCACAGATCCAAATGTTGCCACCAGCTTCAACATTAGCTTTGCCACCCGATGCTCTAACGGGATCAAATAGAGACGATACATTAAATTTGTCACAGTCAATTGCCCTAACAGCGGTAAATCTCATCGCATTAATTGAGCCCATTGTGGAGTCGATGGCGGCGATCGCCACAGAAAAAGAAATTACGCTACGAACAAAGATTAATTCTGATTTACCTGAGGTTTGGGGAAATGCACAGGCTTTAACGGAAATCATCTGTAATTTGCTCGAAAATGCGATCAAATACACTCCTGAGCAAGGCCATATTTTATTGCACTTAGCCAAGATGGGTGAGGCTGTACAATTGGCCGTTCACGATACAGGCTATGGGATGCCAGCCGCAGATTTAGACCATGTGTTTGAACGTCATTATCGCGGCGCGCAAGCAGAAGGAGAGATTCCAGGGACAGGTCTTGGGTTGGCGATCGCCCATGAATTGGTAGAAAAAATGGACGGTGATTTAGAAGTGGATAGTCCCTGTGTTGGATTGCCAACTACAAAAAAATGCCCGGGTAGCACGTTTACGCTGTGGCTCAGAATTGCCCATTAA